The genome window AGCGCTGCAGCACAGCGGCGAACGGGTGCTGGTGCTGTTCGAAGGCCGCGACACCGCCGGCAAGGGCGGCGCGATCCAGGCCATCGCCGAACATCTGAACCCGCGCCAGTGCCGGGTGGTGGCGCTGCCCAAGCCGACCGACCGCGAAAGCACGCAGTGGTATTTCCAGCGCTACGCCACGCATCTGCCGGCCGCCGGCGAAATGGTGCTGATGGACCGCAGCTGGTACAACCGCGCCGGGGTGGAGCGGGTGATGGGCTATTGCAGCGACACGCAATACCAGGCCTTCCTGCGCCAGGCGCCGCTGTTCGAGCAATTGCTGGTCGACGACGGCATCCGCCTGTTCAAGTACTGGTTGTGCGTGGACCAGGAGCAGCAGGAGAAGCGCTTCGCCGAACGCCTGCACGATCCGCTGAAGGGCTGGAAGCTTTCGCCGGTGGACCTGCAGTCGCGCACCCAGTACGCCGAATACACCCGCGCCCGCGAGGCGATGCTGGACGCCACCCACCGCGAACAGGCACCGTGGACGCTGGTGGATTTCAACGACCAGAAGCGCGGCCGCCTGACGCTGATCCGGCATCTGCTCGACCAGTTGCCCGACACGCCGCTGCAGGAGCCGGAGTTGGAACTGCCGCCACTGAAGCACAGGCCGCGCAAGGAAAAGTTCGGCGTGTTGCCGCCGATCGCGGCGTATCCTGGTTGAGGCCGGGAGTCGGGACCGGGGACTCGGGACTCGATGGTGCAGCGCGCAACGGACGGTGCACGGGTTTTCTGTAGGAGCGGCTTCAGCCGCGACCGGACGTCTGCGCAAAGACACTGCCGGATT of Xanthomonas translucens pv. cerealis contains these proteins:
- the ppk2 gene encoding polyphosphate kinase 2, which codes for MSKLKRKQYQALMQPLQLELAALAQALQHSGERVLVLFEGRDTAGKGGAIQAIAEHLNPRQCRVVALPKPTDRESTQWYFQRYATHLPAAGEMVLMDRSWYNRAGVERVMGYCSDTQYQAFLRQAPLFEQLLVDDGIRLFKYWLCVDQEQQEKRFAERLHDPLKGWKLSPVDLQSRTQYAEYTRAREAMLDATHREQAPWTLVDFNDQKRGRLTLIRHLLDQLPDTPLQEPELELPPLKHRPRKEKFGVLPPIAAYPG